DNA sequence from the Fusarium verticillioides 7600 chromosome 2, whole genome shotgun sequence genome:
tgagcttgggcaACCATTTTGATCGAGATACAACAAACAATGACTTAACTTATACGACAGATAAAAAATAAATGGAGTCAGGGAATTATTCCTAtctttttatttcttttttctcttacAGAGGTTACCATGAGTTGCGGGGGATAACCGATTACATAACCAATCACCTTCCCGAACAGTTCAGTTCCCGTAGTGGAGCTCGCCGTATCCCGGCGTTGACCGTCGGCCCTCAAATCTCCCTGTAACTGACTAcctacatcatcaagctAAACCTCGAATATCCGATCATGGTCAAGCCATTGACATTTAAAGGcgacaagaaggtcaagaagcgcaagcgaACAGACCCCGAGAAATCCCAACGCGATGGCGTAGACGACGAAGCTGGGCAGTTGCAGAAGACGGGCGAAGAGGCAGAGAATGACGACAGTTGGGTTTCTGCTGAGGCAGCGACTGATGTTGTTGGGCCGATCATGATTGTTCTACCGACGGATGAACCTTCGGCGTTGGCGTGTGATACGACGGGAAAGGTGTTTACGATTCCGATTGAGAATATCGTTGATGGGAATCCTTCCACGGCGGAACCGCATGATGTGCGTCAAGTCTGGGTTGCGAATCGCGTTGCTGGAACAGAGAGCTTTCGCTTCAAGGGCCATCACGGAAGGTAAGTTAACCCCCTCATCTACAAACTATGCCCCGTAGCTAATGCGCAACACAGATACCTCTCCTGCGACAAGATCGGCCTCCTCTCAGCAACCTCCCGAAGCCGTATCCCCCCTCGAATCCTTCAACGTGATCCCCACCGGCGACACACCCGGAACTTTCCAACTGCAAACCCTGCGCGACACATTCCTCACCATAAAAGCACCCAGCAAAGCCTCTTCCAAAGCCGTAGACGTGCGCGGCGACGCAGACGACATCTCGTTCGACACGACGTTCAGGATAAGAATGCAGGCGCGgttcaagcccaagctgcGCGCgtcgaaggaggagaaggcgtTGGCGAAGATTAGTCGGAGGGAgttggaggaggcggcgggGAGGAGgttggatgaggatgaggttaggaggttgaagagggcgaggagggAGGGCGATTATCATGAGGCGTTGTTGGAGATCAAAgtgaagagcaagcatgATAAGTTTAGTTGAGGGTACAAGGTTCATGGAAGAAGGCAATATGGGGATAGGGGATATAGGCGACTCACATCAGAGGTTGCGGTTAGTATTGATGCCTACGGTTCCTGGTACTTTCGGCTAACGCCTTGTCTTAACAAAGGCCATCATGTACGAAATGCCAAGACTCATGCTTCGCTGCATTCACGTGTATTCAACACCATTGCTACGCTGTGTAACCCGGATCAGGAANNNNNNNNNNNNNNNNNNNNNNNNNNNNNNNNNNNNNNNNNNNNNNNNNNNNNNNNNNNNNNNNNNNNNNNNNNNNNNNNNNNNNNNNNNNNNNNNNNNNNNNNNNNNNNNNNNNNNNNNNNNNNNNNNNNNNNNNNNNNNNNNNNNNNNNNNNNNNNNNNNNNNNNNNNNNNNNNNNNNNNNNNNNNNNNNNNNNNNNNNNNNNNNNNNNNNNNNNNNNNNNNNNNNNNNNNNNNNNNNNNNNNNNNNNNNNNNNNNNNNNNNNNNNNNNNNNNNNNNNNNNNNNNNNNNNNNNNNNNNNNNCCCACATGAACAAACTGGGACAAACCTATGATTTCCCAATCCACTTACCTCAGCCAGGATATGTCAGAAGCACAGCCATAGCGCATACGTTGATCGCTCCATTGTTTATTCGTTttatcttcagcttctctcCTTAGTTGGGTCTCCAAGCCTTCACAttcccatcttcaccagcagTATACACCACATGGGCCTCgtcaaagaaacagaaagaCCTCACAATCTCCTCCCCATGAGCACCAGGCAAGCCAACACTGTTCTCCCGATCCAGCGCCCATCCCTCGCCATTGGGGTTCTTAGCAAGGaagacaagctcaaatcCTTGTTTACTACACAACGTTAACATCAATTTCACAAAAAGGGTGAGTGTAGTCTTACTCTTGAGCTCCAACACCGAGAATAGCTCCGCTACCATCCATCTTGGGCGTAATATCAGCGACGTACTGACATCCCAGAACAGATCTCATATCGCCAAAGTCCTGTACGGCATCGCCGTTTGCGTGCTCCTCGCTGACATCGTAGAGAGCACAGCGCTCATCGTGGGAGAGAGCAGCTACTTCTGTCGCTGAAAGCCATGCGGCGCGGTGAATAGAAGCGTCGACGTTGCAGGTCTGTACTGTGAGATCGTCCTCATCTGCAACCCGGGTGTCGTACACGTTGACGAGACCGTCTGTTGAGCcggagaggagaagagctggGTTGGAGGGGTTGAAGGATAGGTCTGTTACGTCGTCACTGTGGACTTCTTGGTAGTGTGCTTtggatgatggtgttgagcgGACGTCCCTGGGGTTGTTAGAGAGGAACTTGGCGTAGAAGGGAGGGTGCTTAccagagatggatggatgctgtgTGGTTTTGGAGTTCTGTTCCTACGGCAATAGTCTGTGTGTCAAGACTACAAGCCATAGATAGAATAGGAGCTTGGCTTGCTACACTCACAATCAGCAACTCTCCTGCCAATTACTTTATTTAAATCCGTCACTCACCTTGAAACTGCACAACATTCGCACCCTGTCTCAAATCCCACACACCAACAGTTCCGTTCTCACCAGCAGTACACACAATCGAAGCATTGCTATCAAACACTTGCAATGTGGTCAAGTTGCCGTGCTGAGTGGGCAGACGACGCTGAGGACCTGCAGAGAGACGAGTCGGGTCGAGAACAGAGAGAAACTGGTCTGATGAGATAGAAGCGAGACCAACGGATGTCCTGTATATGTCGAGGGCGTATACATCTCTGCCGAGGGAGAGGCCGTCGGCGCAGTTGAGTGTGTACATGATTACTATGACGAGTGTTAGTGAGTTTGTGGATGGTATGTGAAGAATTTGATGAGTTCAAAGTGTTGTTAAGCGTGACGGCCTGAGGACTGAATGGTGAAGGTATTATCTTATTTAGTCGTACCTCGAAATTTCAAATTGATCACTATTATACTTAAGCAGTTATTCGTTCAAGTCCGATGATATTGAGACCCAAatgttgaagattgaagTCTTCAAAGTCCCACTTTTCGTTGTGAATGGCGGCCTCGATAACTGAATATTGCCCAACTCTGGGCTCAGATGCCTAGAAATTAAAACTCGCAAGAAATCAATTCCATGTCGATGATCCTCATATACTTCTTCATATCTTACATCTAACGTTTTCATAGAATCGGAAGTCACCTGGAGGACTTTGTGGCACTATACTATGAACAGTCACGCCGAAATAGGGACAACTCATAGTGCTAACATATCTGATCTTACATATATTTTACAATTATTATCTATCGCTCATATTTGGTACAGTGCTCCgtctatcatcaagaaaccGAGAAAACCAATCGCAACAGCAATTGCCAGTTCCAAGGAGAAGAGTTCTTGTTTCACCTCCTCCCCTATAACGCCAAATTCATCTATTTCCTCTCCGTCGTTTTGGGGGTATTTCCTTTTTCCATCCTGTTCATACTGTTCGTTTTCATCACGAACGGTCGTTGGAGCTGTGAAGATGTCGCTCGTTAACTCCGCGGAACGCTCGCTTGCCCACCTCGTAGCTGCTGATCATGATGGCGCATGCTGGAGCAACCTTGAGGGTTCGTGGGATCCATCCCTTCCATAGTCCTGAGGCTCCTTCGGTCTTAAAGATGTGCCAGAGGAGGCGTACCATACTGCGCTCCTCGGGGGCTGCTACTGCGCTGGCGCTGCTATGTTTGGCCTTTTTGGAACTGTCTTGGTAGATCTGTGTTCGTGTCTTTCCGACGTCAAAAGGGGTTGTGACAAATGAGGCGAAAGCTCCCGATAGAGCACCAGCTGTGAAGGCATCCACGAAGGTTTCGGTGTGGTTCTCCTGAACTTGGGACCGTCTCCTTGCTTCGGACAGGTCCTCCTCCAATGGCAATGAGTGACCATGGCGTTGCTCACGATAATCT
Encoded proteins:
- a CDS encoding hypothetical protein (At least one base has a quality score < 10); the encoded protein is MVKPLTFKGDKKVKKRKRTDPEKSQRDGVDDEAGQLQKTGEEAENDDSWVSAEAATDVVGPIMIVLPTDEPSALACDTTGKVFTIPIENIVDGNPSTAEPHDVRQVWVANRVAGTESFRFKGHHGRSASSQQPPEAVSPLESFNVIPTGDTPGTFQLQTLRDTFLTIKAPSKASSKAVDVRGDADDISFDTTFRIRMQARFKPKLRASKEEKALAKISRRELEEAAGRRLDEDEVRRLKRARREGDYHEALLEIKVKSKHDKFS
- a CDS encoding hypothetical protein (At least one base has a quality score < 10) — encoded protein: MYTLNCADGLSLGRDVYALDIYRTSVGLASISSDQFLSVLDPTRLSAGPQRRLPTQHGNLTTLQVFDSNASIVCTAGENGTVGVWDLRQGANVVQFQASQAPILSMACSLDTQTIAVGTELQNHTASIHLWDVRSTPSSKAHYQEVHSDDVTDLSFNPSNPALLLSGSTDGLVNVYDTRVADEDDLTVQTCNVDASIHRAAWLSATEVAALSHDERCALYDVSEEHANGDAVQDFGDMRSVLGCQYVADITPKMDGSGAILGVGAQDKQGFELVFLAKNPNGEGWALDRENSVGLPGAHGEEIVRSFCFFDEAHVVYTAGEDGNVKAWRPN